Proteins encoded in a region of the Burkholderia ubonensis subsp. mesacidophila genome:
- the smc gene encoding chromosome segregation protein SMC — translation MRLSSIKLAGFKSFVDPTHFQVPGQLVGVVGPNGCGKSNIIDAVRWVLGESRASELRGESMQDVIFNGSTARKPGSRASVELIFDNSDGRAAGQWGQYGEIAVKRVLTRDGTSSYYINNLPARRRDIQDIFLGTGLGPRAYAIIGQGMIARIIEAKPEELRVFLEEAAGVSKYKERRRETENRLHDTRENLTRVEDIVRELTANLEKLEAQAVVATRYKELVADGEEKQRLLWLLRKNEAGGEQQKQQRAIEQAQIDLEAQTAKLREVESQLETLRVAHYAASDAMQGAQGSLYEANAEVSRLEAEIKFIVESRNRVQAQIAALNAQREQWRAQAEKAQDELEDAEEARAIADEKAALAEDDAAAKHDALPALEATWRDAQAQLNDERARIAQTEQSLKLEAAHQRNADQQLQQLQQRQERLKAEAGGLDAPDEAQLEELRMQLAEQEEILSDAQARLADAQETVPRLDAERRGAHERVQAESAQIHQLEARLAALKQLQENVQTEGKVQPWLDKHELGTLPRLWKKLHVEPGWETALEAVLRERLAALEVSNLDWVKAFATDAPPAKLAFYAPPPAGEPPVAAAGLRPVLSLVRIDDAGIRAVLNDWLGNVYVADDVAQALATRTQLPAGGSFVVKAGHVVTRVGVQLYAADSEQAGMLARQQEIENLTRQVRAQALLADEAKSAVVRAEAAHTQATQVLADVRAQAERATQRVHALQMDVLKLAQAHERYTQRSTQIRDELEEIGAQVEEQRALRAESEANFERFDGELAELQARFEDNQLAFESLDESLSQARQAARDLERGANDARFAARNAATRIDELKRSIQVAHEQSERVAASLEDARAELETINEQTAHTGLQDALEIRAVKEEALQAARIELDDLTAKLRAADEARLVAERSLQPLRDRITELQLKEQAARLSVEQFAEQLATAEVDEAALREKLTPDLKPSYLQGEVTRINNAINALGPVNMAALDELKAANERKVFLDAQSADLNDAITTLEDAIHKIDQETRTLLQGTFDEVNRHFSDLFPRLFGGGQAKLIMTGDEILDAGVQVMAQPPGKKNATIHLLSGGEKALTATALVFAMFQLNPAPFCLLDEVDAPLDDANTERFANLVRAMSDKTQFLFISHNKIAMEMAQQLIGVTMQEQGVSRIVAVDMETAAGFAQN, via the coding sequence GTGCGTCTGAGCTCGATCAAACTCGCTGGCTTCAAATCCTTTGTCGATCCCACGCATTTCCAGGTTCCGGGCCAGCTTGTCGGCGTGGTGGGCCCGAACGGGTGCGGCAAGTCCAACATCATCGACGCCGTGCGCTGGGTGCTCGGCGAGTCGCGCGCGTCCGAGCTGCGCGGCGAGTCGATGCAGGACGTGATCTTCAACGGCTCGACCGCCCGCAAGCCCGGCAGCCGGGCGAGCGTCGAGCTGATCTTCGACAACTCCGACGGCCGCGCGGCCGGGCAGTGGGGCCAGTACGGCGAGATCGCCGTGAAGCGCGTGCTGACGCGCGACGGCACGTCGAGCTACTACATCAACAACCTGCCGGCGCGCCGCCGCGACATCCAGGACATCTTCCTCGGCACCGGTCTCGGCCCGCGCGCATACGCGATCATCGGGCAGGGCATGATCGCGCGGATCATCGAGGCGAAGCCGGAAGAACTGCGCGTGTTCCTCGAGGAAGCCGCGGGCGTGTCGAAGTACAAGGAACGCCGCCGCGAGACCGAGAACCGCCTGCACGACACGCGCGAGAACCTGACCCGCGTCGAGGACATCGTCCGCGAGCTCACCGCGAACCTCGAGAAGCTCGAGGCGCAGGCCGTCGTCGCGACCAGGTACAAGGAACTCGTCGCCGACGGCGAGGAAAAGCAGCGCCTGCTGTGGCTGCTGCGCAAGAACGAGGCCGGCGGCGAGCAGCAGAAGCAGCAGCGCGCGATCGAGCAGGCGCAGATCGACCTGGAGGCGCAGACCGCGAAGCTGCGCGAGGTCGAGTCGCAGCTCGAGACGCTGCGCGTCGCGCACTATGCGGCGAGCGACGCGATGCAGGGCGCGCAGGGCTCGCTCTATGAAGCGAACGCCGAAGTCAGCCGGCTCGAGGCCGAGATCAAGTTCATCGTCGAATCGCGCAACCGCGTGCAGGCGCAGATTGCCGCGCTCAATGCGCAGCGCGAGCAGTGGCGTGCACAGGCCGAGAAGGCGCAGGACGAGCTCGAGGATGCCGAGGAAGCGCGCGCGATCGCCGACGAGAAAGCCGCGCTCGCCGAGGATGACGCCGCGGCGAAGCACGACGCGCTGCCGGCGCTCGAGGCGACCTGGCGCGATGCGCAGGCGCAGCTCAACGACGAGCGCGCGCGGATCGCGCAGACCGAGCAGTCGCTGAAGCTCGAGGCCGCGCACCAGCGCAACGCCGACCAGCAGCTGCAGCAGTTGCAGCAGCGGCAGGAACGCCTGAAGGCGGAAGCGGGCGGCCTCGACGCGCCGGACGAGGCGCAGCTCGAGGAGCTGCGCATGCAGCTGGCCGAACAGGAAGAAATTCTCTCCGACGCACAGGCGCGGCTCGCCGACGCGCAGGAAACCGTGCCGCGCCTCGATGCCGAGCGCCGCGGCGCGCACGAGCGCGTGCAGGCCGAAAGCGCGCAGATCCATCAGCTCGAGGCGCGCCTCGCCGCGCTCAAGCAGCTGCAGGAGAACGTGCAGACCGAGGGCAAGGTGCAGCCGTGGCTCGACAAGCACGAGCTCGGCACGCTGCCGCGGCTGTGGAAGAAGCTGCATGTCGAGCCGGGCTGGGAAACGGCGCTCGAGGCCGTGCTGCGCGAGCGGCTCGCCGCGCTCGAAGTGTCGAATCTCGACTGGGTGAAGGCGTTCGCGACCGACGCGCCGCCCGCGAAGCTCGCGTTCTACGCGCCGCCGCCGGCCGGCGAGCCGCCGGTGGCGGCGGCCGGGCTGCGTCCGGTGCTGTCGCTCGTGCGCATCGACGACGCGGGCATCCGCGCGGTGCTGAACGACTGGCTCGGCAACGTGTACGTCGCCGACGACGTCGCGCAGGCGCTCGCGACGCGCACGCAGCTGCCGGCGGGCGGCTCGTTCGTCGTCAAGGCGGGTCATGTCGTCACGCGCGTCGGCGTGCAGCTGTACGCGGCCGATTCGGAACAGGCGGGGATGCTCGCCCGCCAGCAGGAAATCGAGAACCTGACGCGCCAGGTGCGCGCGCAGGCGCTGCTCGCGGACGAGGCGAAATCGGCCGTGGTGCGCGCGGAAGCCGCGCACACGCAGGCGACGCAGGTGCTGGCCGACGTGCGTGCGCAGGCCGAGCGCGCGACGCAGCGGGTGCATGCGCTGCAGATGGACGTGCTGAAGCTCGCGCAGGCGCACGAGCGCTACACGCAGCGCAGCACGCAGATCCGCGACGAGCTCGAGGAAATCGGCGCGCAGGTCGAGGAGCAGCGTGCGCTGCGCGCGGAGTCGGAAGCGAACTTCGAGCGTTTCGACGGCGAGCTCGCGGAACTGCAGGCGCGCTTCGAGGACAACCAGCTCGCGTTCGAGTCGCTCGACGAATCGCTGTCGCAGGCGCGCCAGGCGGCGCGCGATCTGGAGCGCGGCGCGAACGACGCGCGCTTCGCCGCGCGCAATGCGGCGACGCGGATCGACGAGCTGAAGCGCAGCATCCAGGTCGCGCACGAGCAGAGCGAGCGCGTCGCCGCGTCGCTGGAAGACGCGCGCGCCGAGCTCGAGACGATCAACGAGCAGACCGCGCATACGGGCCTGCAGGACGCGCTCGAGATCCGCGCGGTGAAGGAAGAGGCGCTGCAGGCGGCGCGCATCGAGCTCGACGACCTGACCGCGAAGCTGCGCGCGGCGGACGAGGCGCGCCTCGTCGCCGAGCGTTCGCTGCAGCCGCTGCGCGACCGCATCACCGAGCTGCAGCTGAAGGAGCAGGCGGCGCGCCTGTCGGTCGAGCAGTTCGCCGAGCAGCTCGCGACGGCCGAGGTCGACGAGGCCGCGCTGCGCGAGAAGCTGACGCCGGACCTGAAACCGTCGTACCTGCAGGGCGAGGTCACGCGGATCAACAATGCGATCAATGCGCTCGGCCCCGTGAACATGGCCGCGCTCGACGAGCTGAAGGCCGCGAACGAGCGCAAGGTGTTCCTCGACGCGCAATCGGCCGACCTGAACGACGCGATCACGACGCTCGAGGACGCGATCCACAAGATCGACCAGGAAACCCGCACGCTGTTGCAGGGAACCTTCGACGAAGTCAATCGTCACTTCAGCGACCTGTTCCCGCGCCTGTTCGGCGGCGGCCAGGCGAAGCTGATCATGACGGGCGACGAGATCCTGGACGCCGGCGTGCAGGTGATGGCGCAGCCGCCCGGCAAGAAGAACGCGACGATCCACCTGCTGTCGGGCGGCGAGAAGGCGCTGACCGCGACCGCGCTGGTGTTCGCGATGTTCCAGCTGAATCCGGCCCCGTTCTGTCTTCTGGACGAGGTCGACGCACCGCTCGACGACGCGAACACCGAGCGTTTCGCGAACCTCGTGCGCGCGATGTCGGACAAGACGCAGTTCCTCTTCATCTCGCACAACAAGATCGCGATGGAGATGGCGCAGCAGCTGATCGGCGTGACGATGCAGGAGCAGGGCGTGTCGCGGATCGTCGCGGTGGACATGGAAACCGCCGCGGGTTTTGCCCAGAATTGA
- a CDS encoding DMT family transporter, whose amino-acid sequence MNNAVRGSLPTLAILVGASVWGLIWYPLRILASLGLTGTAASALTSLVAFLFVIVARRSTIATLRWHWVLPGIAVTAGITNLGFVWGTIHGEVLRVMLLFYLTPAWTAIYAHFLLRERLTWAGVGLAALSIGGAMLMLWSPRLGVPLPANPAEWAGLAAGLSFAMSNVLVVKASRELPQMRAEMRTATLFGGAAVFGAIASLFEGLPAVPAGGNLGFAALLIAGIGVTVASNNLLVQYGLARVPANRASIIMLFEIVITALSAWVFAHELPTAREWAGGACIVLATLLSSRVHRPRAAQDKPGNGRDGARAMV is encoded by the coding sequence ATGAACAATGCGGTACGCGGCAGCCTGCCGACGCTGGCGATCCTGGTCGGCGCATCGGTGTGGGGCCTGATCTGGTATCCGTTGCGGATCCTGGCGTCGCTGGGCCTGACGGGCACCGCGGCGAGCGCGCTGACGAGCCTCGTCGCGTTCCTGTTCGTGATCGTCGCCAGGCGCAGCACGATCGCAACCTTGCGCTGGCACTGGGTGTTGCCGGGGATCGCGGTGACGGCCGGGATCACGAACCTCGGCTTCGTGTGGGGCACGATCCACGGCGAGGTGCTGCGCGTGATGCTGCTGTTCTATCTGACCCCCGCGTGGACCGCGATCTACGCGCACTTCCTGCTGCGCGAGCGGCTCACCTGGGCGGGCGTGGGGCTCGCCGCGCTGTCGATCGGCGGCGCGATGCTGATGCTGTGGTCGCCCCGGCTCGGCGTGCCGCTGCCGGCCAACCCGGCCGAATGGGCGGGGCTCGCGGCCGGGCTCAGCTTCGCGATGAGCAACGTGCTGGTCGTCAAGGCGAGTCGCGAACTGCCGCAGATGCGGGCCGAGATGCGCACCGCGACGCTGTTCGGCGGCGCAGCGGTGTTCGGCGCGATCGCGTCCCTGTTCGAGGGGCTGCCGGCCGTGCCGGCGGGCGGCAATCTCGGCTTCGCGGCGCTGCTGATCGCGGGCATCGGCGTAACGGTGGCGTCCAACAACCTGCTCGTCCAGTACGGGCTCGCGCGCGTGCCGGCGAACCGGGCGTCGATCATCATGCTGTTCGAGATCGTCATCACCGCGCTGTCGGCGTGGGTGTTCGCCCACGAACTGCCGACCGCGCGGGAATGGGCGGGCGGCGCCTGCATCGTGCTCGCGACGCTGCTGTCGAGCCGGGTCCACCGGCCGCGCGCTGCGCAGGACAAACCCGGGAACGGGCGGGACGGCGCGCGCGCGATGGTATGA
- the dapC gene encoding succinyldiaminopimelate transaminase: MAASPVNPRLDSLQPYPFEKLRALFKDVTPAAGLQAISFGIGEPKHPTPALIRDAAVAALDGLAAYPPTAGSDALRTSIARWLERRYGLPAIDPATQVLPASGSREALFSLAQTVIDPSRSAGGEKAIVLCPNPFYQIYEGAALLAGAEPYFANSDPARNYACDYAAVPDHVWARTQLLYVCSPGNPTGAVLTLDDWRELFALSDRHGFVIASDECYSEIYFDEANPPLGGLEAAHRLGRGFERLVMLSSLSKRSNVPGMRSGFVAGDPALLKKFLLYRTYHGSALSPVWQQASIAAWNDEAHVRENRALYAQKFNAVTPMLADVIDVKLPDAAFYLWANVSRTGLSDTEFARRLYADYNVTVLPGSYLARDAHGTNPGRDFIRIALVAGTPECVEGAQRIVDFCRGLAR, from the coding sequence ATGGCCGCTTCGCCCGTGAACCCTCGACTCGATTCGCTCCAGCCCTATCCTTTCGAAAAGCTGCGCGCCCTGTTCAAGGACGTGACGCCTGCCGCCGGCCTTCAAGCCATCAGCTTCGGCATCGGCGAGCCCAAGCACCCGACCCCGGCGCTGATCCGCGACGCCGCGGTAGCCGCGCTCGACGGCCTCGCCGCGTATCCGCCCACGGCCGGCTCGGACGCGCTGCGCACGTCGATCGCGCGCTGGCTCGAGCGCCGCTACGGGCTGCCGGCGATCGATCCGGCGACGCAGGTGCTGCCCGCGTCCGGCTCGCGCGAGGCACTGTTCTCGCTCGCGCAGACGGTGATCGACCCGAGCCGCTCCGCCGGCGGCGAGAAGGCGATCGTACTCTGTCCGAATCCGTTCTATCAAATTTACGAAGGCGCGGCGCTGCTGGCCGGCGCCGAGCCGTACTTCGCGAACAGCGATCCGGCCCGCAACTACGCGTGCGACTACGCGGCCGTGCCCGACCACGTGTGGGCGCGCACCCAGCTGCTGTACGTGTGCTCGCCAGGCAACCCGACGGGCGCGGTGCTCACGCTCGACGACTGGCGCGAGCTGTTCGCGCTGTCCGACCGCCACGGCTTCGTGATCGCGTCCGACGAATGCTATTCGGAGATCTATTTCGACGAGGCCAATCCGCCGCTCGGCGGGCTCGAGGCCGCGCACCGCCTCGGCCGCGGCTTCGAGCGGCTCGTGATGCTGTCGAGCCTGTCGAAGCGCTCGAACGTGCCGGGCATGCGCTCTGGCTTCGTTGCCGGCGATCCGGCACTGCTGAAGAAATTCCTGCTGTACCGCACGTACCACGGGTCGGCGCTGTCGCCCGTCTGGCAGCAGGCGAGCATCGCCGCGTGGAACGACGAGGCGCACGTGCGCGAGAACCGCGCGCTGTACGCGCAGAAGTTCAACGCCGTGACGCCGATGCTCGCCGACGTGATCGACGTGAAGCTGCCCGACGCCGCGTTCTACCTGTGGGCCAACGTTTCGCGCACCGGCCTGTCGGATACCGAGTTCGCCCGGCGCCTGTACGCCGACTATAATGTGACGGTTCTGCCCGGCTCGTATCTCGCGCGCGACGCGCACGGTACGAATCCGGGCCGCGATTTCATCCGGATCGCGCTCGTCGCGGGCACCCCCGAATGCGTCGAGGGCGCGCAACGCATCGTCGATTTCTGCCGCGGCCTCGCCCGTTAA